A single window of Kitasatospora sp. HUAS MG31 DNA harbors:
- the kdpF gene encoding K(+)-transporting ATPase subunit F has protein sequence MSAENIAGLIVAVALVGYLVVALIHPEKF, from the coding sequence GTGAGCGCTGAGAACATCGCAGGTCTCATCGTCGCCGTCGCGCTCGTCGGCTACCTCGTCGTCGCGCTGATCCACCCGGAGAAGTTCTGA
- a CDS encoding SAV_915 family protein: MTTENDMADDRPRFHVPVRTVGAVQVLRLFRHRDGSRCAVAFSTAEALRALLDADQESAVVGEPALRELTGPLGIGRLVLDPALVAPPVTAPAPPAAACERQLVPGR; this comes from the coding sequence ATGACCACCGAGAACGACATGGCAGACGACCGTCCGCGGTTCCACGTGCCGGTCCGCACGGTCGGCGCGGTGCAGGTCCTGAGGCTGTTCCGGCACCGCGACGGCAGCCGCTGCGCGGTCGCCTTCAGCACCGCCGAGGCCCTGCGCGCCCTGCTCGATGCCGACCAGGAGTCGGCCGTGGTCGGTGAGCCCGCCCTGCGCGAGCTCACCGGGCCGCTGGGTATCGGCCGGCTGGTCCTCGACCCGGCGCTGGTCGCCCCGCCGGTGACCGCCCCCGCTCCGCCCGCAGCGGCGTGCGAACGGCAGCTGGTGCCCGGGCGGTGA